In Diachasmimorpha longicaudata isolate KC_UGA_2023 chromosome 7, iyDiaLong2, whole genome shotgun sequence, the following proteins share a genomic window:
- the LOC135164801 gene encoding hydroxysteroid dehydrogenase-like protein 2 translates to MLKNTGKLAGKTLFITGASRGIGKSIALKAAQDGANIVICAKTAEPHPKLPGTIYTAAKEVEEAGGKALACTVDVRDEAQVNLAVSQAVKKFGGIDIVVNNASAISLTPTLTTEMKKYDLMNQINARGTFLVSKACLPHLLKSENPHIINLSPPLNLNPQWFKNHLAYTMAKYGMSFCVLGMAEEFKDDGVAVNALWPRTAIHTAAIEMLSGEDSKNYSRKPEILADAAYAIITKDSRKCTGKFLIDDEVLKEEGITDLTPYACNPEHKDELMLDFFLDIEDSEKYIKLQSEQKPSGNRSVEVLFKAIEANISPELVKKVGAIYQFNMTGAEKGTWFLDLKNGNGGFGRGTPTNPADATLTMESTNFFDMFTGKLKPATAFLMGKLKIDGNLQTAMKLEKLMTSLKAKL, encoded by the exons AAAACTTGCTGGCAAAACCTTATTCATTACTGGAGCATCTAGAGGAATTGGCAAGAGTATAGCTTTGAAAGCAGCTCAAGATGGAGCCAACATTGTCATATGTGCCAAGACTGCTGAACCCCATCCAAAATTGCCAGGCACTATTTACACAGCAGCGAAAGAAG tggaaGAAGCAGGAGGAAAGGCCCTGGCGTGCACAGTAGATGTGCGTGACGAAGCCCAAGTGAATTTAGCTGTGTCTCAAGCAGTTAAAAAATTCGGTGGAATCGACATAGTTGTTAATAATGCAAGTGCAATTTCCCTCACACCAACGCTCACaacggaaatgaaaaaatatgatcTCATGAACCAAATCAACGCTAGGGGAACATTCCTTGT ATCAAAAGCATGTCTGCCCCATTTGTTGAAGAGTGAGAACCCACACATCATTAATCTCAGTCCACCCTTGAATTTAAATCCACAATGGTTTAAAAATCATCTCGCATATACGATGGCAAAATATGGAATGTCATTCTGCGTTTTGGGGATGGCCGAGGAATTTAAAGACGACGGAGTAGCTGTCAATGCTCTCTGGCCGAGGACAGCTATTCACACGGCTGCTATCGAGATGTTGAGTGGGGAGGACAGTAAGAATTACAGCAGAAAGCCGGAAATTCTAGCTGATGCAGCTTACGCTATTATCACTAAGGACAGCCGAAAATGCACTGGaaagtttttgattgatgACGAGGTACTGAAGGAGGAGGGGATCACCGATTTGACCCCCTATGCCTGCAAtccag AACACAAAGACGAATTGATGTTGGACTTTTTCTTGGATATTGAGGACtccgaaaaatatataaaattacaATCTGAGCAAAAACCAAGTGGTAATCGGAGTGTCGAAGTTCTCTTCAAGGCAATTGAGGCCAACATATCTCCAGAACTCGTGAAGAAAGTCGGTGCTATCTACCAGTTCAACATGACAG GGGCAGAGAAGGGCACGTGGTTCCTGGATCTGAAGAACGGTAATGGGGGATTTGGAAGAGGGACTCCAACCAATCCAGCTGATGCTACCCTCACTATGGAGTCGACAAATTTCTTTGATATGTTTACTGGTAAATTAAAACCAGCTACTGCATTTCtcatgggaaaattgaaaattgatggtAATCTGCAAACTGCAATGAAACTTGAGAAACTCATGACAAGTCTGAAAGCTAAActgtaa